One genomic region from Anguilla rostrata isolate EN2019 chromosome 2, ASM1855537v3, whole genome shotgun sequence encodes:
- the si:ch211-136m16.8 gene encoding trichohyalin isoform X1, translating into MDPPPSPLARVRQVFWAVLNYVTAAVQQYLTPEPVTGNGDTLTGQEATVSVTTETQKWTEDDKHERANNEAKKKMREDRKNVADACDSGCEHATTQEQCMISIATETNRKTDQYVVKDIKVRVTENVIERREIVGNEPTTHIEKEAKDSQFTDEREMERYGTISKHVVQTVHMSGPSYFEERGRRGQGNTNEDYYQDKSDGEQKPTRREEKTKDKESGKLFSDGEEQTETNNRDRGREEHRAGLVKTGEMKIIRGAEEENEDLRELMEEVVQIMVEDDEMDIKTKDLRSKEGTKQKMQPKGDGEDRGKEFKLQLVSGAIGVGDENIKTVEIGRQGGVKEAHAIKEKPKEKTEMVTSLTVSGKGELDNKDIGSDRDIMNSGGGKDKERYEEKEGTRKLLIEEQYGAVSGTEEGKKDDVEELASAVESGGTEITHVERGEEKTHACDIKGDKSTGSQKAGQIAKAFNTRGEESGTERERGAENLKVKKTRTEFEGMEREGSQQKTDDDIKNESECKGRKLETNWDEVGTILIEVAETGDEVNKAPVQEERMELTGAPTGGEESEKYESETEIDTGVKTENYVDGWKDVPTKEQKMHKSERGQNGNGAVGRQIEMTNVDGDFKKNELCQTEVAVGNKENEMESIGLRNIETENRELKEIAEECGVVAEEEESKNSMAKGQEEETKTMIEEKQEHERHLIKENKEEPLVGQRDIGHHLDPAVEIEAGAVDEEGDDEGKNDAEEESLIIKEKIEWEHTKEVGKSGYTEEMEANKWGIEEKGEGIPVGRNDKEVRPEPMVPVPVERNDKGVLSEESHSGVERDIFTKETETDTDADEKDVGILSTGEDERITDMGRNENNFRDTIVENKEEQREGEACSEDKDMESVEMRKTETEEKDINKEKDIKDDEGISVEEQRQEGQFSEIMTEGKQRDMGNDFDSTGETETGAVDEEVDDEVGKEGEECMILKEGTGGKNTKEFGESEYSGEIEADVWGTEEKRDEKEVRPEPMVPVPVERNDKGVLSEESHSGVERDIFTKETETDTDADEKDVGILSTGEDERITDMGRNENNLREMIVENKEEEQREGEVCGEDKDMESVEMRKTETEEKDINKEKDIKDDEGISVEEQRQEGQFSEIMTEGKQRDMGNDFDSTGETETGEVDEEVDDEVGKEGEEECMILKEGTGRKNTKEFGESEYSGEIEADVWGTEEKRDEKEVRPEPMVPVPVERNDKGVLSEESHSGVERDIFTKETETDTDADEKDVGILSTGEDERITDMGRNDSNLREMIVENKEEEQREGEVCGEDKDMNSVEEKDIYKSAGEIEREKSVAETGNIETVWQEVEIREEMEDEKDIKAPVEEVCHKGSLEQLVLEEGDELIREEWKEDIQREKRGGSSNGVQINVILDGDKQERKDDEEMRVEAQGQFSELITERKQEIRKDLDPTVEIEGGAVDEEEDAKEEKEKEEEGMILKEETGEKKTKEFGESAYSGEMEASVWGTEEKGDEIEGRPDEVRKVLIGNREIHDTFGIEVAGDSEKAELTGQEVESKEPERNSEVVKSTEIQWEKFDDRETEEKTTTRLDNKETEGLNVEEENDEMKKTIDNWTERHTPSLDFTAQKSRIALKNAHSRPPRNPRSLLNTPSLLPTPSELQQPEKLNVVPMVVKQGGPVISGFKLPGMGGGFPALKRTHRGVREGEGVTAECVYPKNSQAPDATKTLKSDREEVVGGKVVGMGVIGVKLPGFTGEFPGLRKTERGAKVREQTPEKNPPSQNNSTERSDRTGTDSITGVKQMGFGSGFTLLRKTERGVRIREGEDTQHSTQNSEVEVNIPGVDHQETLPKAKPKWTPPGKPGIGIDNPSMISELKNKLRKTE; encoded by the exons ATGGACCCACCGCCCAGTCCTCTAGCCCGCGTTCGGCAGGTGTTTTGGGCAGTTCtg AACTATGTGACAGCAGCTGTGCAACAATACCTAACACCAGAGCCTGTAACAGGAAATGGTGATACGCTCACGGGACAGGAAGCCACAGTCTCTGTGACCACTGAGACACAGAAATGGACAGAGGATGACAAACATGAAAGAGCAAATAATGAAGCAAAGAAAAAGATGAGAGAAGACAGAAAGAATGTAGCAGATGCTTGTGACAGTGGGTGTGAACATGCAACAACTCAGGAACAGTGCATGATTTCCATTGCCACAGAGACCAACAGGAAAACTGATCAGTATGTAGTTAAGGACATAAAGGTTAGAGTGACAGAGAATGTAATTGAGAGACGAGAAATTGTAGGAAATGAACCAACAACCCATATAGAAAAGGAAGCCAAAGATTCTCAGTTTactgatgagagagagatggaaagataTGGCACTATTTCAAAACATGTTGTGCAGACTGTACATATGTCTGGACCAAGTTATTTtgaagaaagaggaagaaggggGCAGGGAAACACAAATGAGGACTATTATCAGGACAAGAGTGACGGGGAACAAAAGCCAACACGacgagaagaaaaaacaaaggacaAAGAGAGTGGGAAGCTGTTTAGTGATGGAGAGGAGCAGACTGAAACCAACAATagagatagaggaagagaggaacaTCGTGCAGGCCTCGTAAAGACAGGTGAAATGAAGATCATTAGAGGAGCAGAAGAGGAAAATGAAGATCTGAGAGAACTAATGGAAGAAGTCGTGCAAATAATGGTGGAGGATGATGAAATGGACATAAAAACAAAGGATCTAAGAAGCAAGGAAGGAACCAAGCAGAAAATGCAGCCTAAGGGTGATGGTGAGGATAGAGGAAAAGAATTCAAATTGCAACTTGTGAGTGGAGCAATTGGAGTTGGAGATGAGAATATAAAAACTGTGGAGATAGGAAGACAAGGAGGTGTAAAAGAAGCACATGCCATAAAAGAGAAACcaaaggaaaaaactgaaatggtaaCAAGTTTAACTGTCTCTGGAAAAGGAGAATTGGACAACAAAGATATAGGAAGTGACAGAGACATCATGAACTCAGGAGGGggaaaagacaaagaaagatATGAAGAAAAAGAAGGCACACGAAAGTTATTAATTGAAGAACAGTATGGAGCAGTTTCAGGGACAGAGGAAGGAAAGAAGGATGATGTAGAAGAGTTGGCATCAGCCGTGGAGAGTGGTGGAACAGAGATAACACATGTAGAAAGGGGAGAAGagaaaacacatgcatgtgaTATAAAAGGAGATAAGAGCACAGGGTCTCAGAAAGCAGGGCAAATAGCGAAGGCTTTCAATACAAGAGGTGAAGAGTccggcacagagagggaaaggggagcggaaaatttaaaagttaaaaaaacaagaacagagtTTGAAGGGATGGAAAGAGAAGGATCTCAACAGAAAACAGATGATGACATAAAGAATGAATCTGAATGCAAAGGGAGAAAATTGGAAACAAACTGGGATGAAGTGGGAACTATTTTGATTGAGGTGGCAGAAACAGGGGACGAAGTAAACAAAGCACCAGTACAGGAAGAGAGAATGGAACTGACAGGTGCACCTACAGGAGGTGAAGAAAGTGAGAAGTATGAAAGTGAAACAGAAATTGATACAGGAGTAAAGACTGAAAACTATGTAGATGGATGGAAAGATGTACccacaaaagaacagaaaatgcacaaatcAGAAAGAGGACAAAATGGGAATGGTGCAGTGGGGAGACAAATAGAGATGACCAATGTGGATGGagacttcaaaaaaaatgaGCTGTGCCAGACAGAGGTCGCAgtgggaaacaaagaaaatgaaatggaaagcaTCGGACTGAGAAACATAGAGACTGAAAACAGAGAACTCAAGGAAATAGCAGAAGAATGTGGGGTGgttgcagaagaagaagaaagcaaaAATTCAATGGCCAAAGGACAGGAAGAAGAAACCAAAACAATGATAGAAGAAAAGCAAGAGCATGAAAGACATctcattaaagaaaataaagaagaacCATTAGTGGGCCAGAGAGACATAGGACATCATTTAGACCCAGCAGTAGAGATAGAGGCTGGTGCAGTGGATGAAGAGGGAGATGATGAGGGAAAAAATGATGCAGAAGAAGAGAGCCtgattataaaagaaaaaatagaatgGGAGCATACAAAAGAAGTTGGAAAGTCTGGATATACTGAGGAAATGGAAGCCAATAAGTGGGGTATCGAGGAAAAAGGAGAGGGCATACCTGTTGGAAGAAATGACAAAGAAGTGAGACCAGAACCTATGGTGCCAGTACCTGTAGAAAGAAATGACAAAGGTGTGCTGAGTGAAGAATCCCATTCAGGTGTGGAAAGAGACATTTTTACAAAGGAAACTGAGACAGATACTGATGCAGATGAGAAAGACGTAGGGATACTCAGTACAGGTGAAGATGAGAGAATCACAGATATGGGAAGAAATGAGAACAACTTCAGAGATACAATAGTGGAGAACAAAGAAGAACAAAGAGAAGGTGAAGCGTGCAGTGAGGACAAAGACATGGAAAGTGTTGAGATGAGGAAAACTGAGACTGAAGAAAAAgacataaacaaagaaaaagataTAAAAGATGATGAAGGGATAAGTGTGGAGGAACAAAGACAAGAGGGACagttttctgaaataatgacagaagGAAAACAGAGAGACATGGGAAATGATTTTGACTcaacaggagagacagagactggaGCAGTGGATGAAGAGGTAGATGATGAGgtggggaaagagggagaagagtGCATGATTTTAAAAGAAGGAACAGGAGGGAAGAATACAAAAGAATTTGGAGAGTCTGAATATAGTGGGGAAATAGAAGCTGATGTGTGGGGTACTGAGGAGAAAAGAGATGAAAAAGAAGTGAGACCAGAACCTATGGTGCCAGTACCTGTAGAAAGAAATGACAAAGGTGTGCTGAGTGAAGAATCCCATTCAGGTGTGGAAAGAGACATTTTTACAAAGGAAACTGAGACAGATACTGATGCAGATGAGAAAGACGTAGGGATACTCAGTACAGGTGAAGATGAGAGAATCACAGATATGGGAAGAAATGAGAACAACTTAAGAGAAATGATAGTGGAGAACAAAGAAGAAGAGCAAAGAGAAGGTGAAGTATGCGGTGAGGACAAAGACATGGAAAGTGTTGAGATGAGGAAAACTGAGACTGAAGAGAAAgacataaacaaagaaaaagataTAAAAGATGATGAAGGGATAAGTGTGGAGGAACAAAGACAAGAGGGACagttttctgaaataatgacagaagGAAAACAGAGAGACATGGGAAATGATTTTGACTcaacaggagagacagagactggaGAAGTGGATGAAGAGGTAGATGATGAGgtggggaaagagggagaagaagagtgCATGATTTTAAAAGAAGGAACAGGACGGAAGAATACAAAAGAATTTGGAGAGTCTGAATATAGTGGGGAAATAGAAGCTGATGTGTGGGGTACTGAGGAGAAAAGAGATGAAAAAGAAGTGAGACCAGAACCTATGGTGCCAGTACCTGTAGAAAGAAATGACAAAGGTGTGCTGAGTGAAGAATCCCATTCAGGTGTGGAAAGAGACATTTTTACAAAGGAAACTGAGACAGATACTGATGCAGATGAGAAAGACGTAGGGATACTCAGTACAGGTGAAGATGAGAGAATCACAGATATGGGAAGAAATGATAGCAACTTAAGAGAAATGATAGTGGAGAACAAAGAAGAAGAGCAAAGAGAAGGTGAAGTATGCGGTGAGGACAAAGACATGAACAGTGTTGAAGAGAAAGACATATACAAAAGTgcaggagagatagagagggaaaaaTCAGTAGCTGAAACAGGGAATATAGAAACAGTTTGGCAGGAAGTAGAAATTAGAGAAGAAATGGAAGACGAAAAGGACATAAAAGCACCAGTTGAAGAAGTATGTCACAAAGGATCTCTGGAACAACTTGTATTGGAAGAGGGGGATGAACTTATAAGAGAAGAGTGGAAAGAAGACAttcaaagagagaaaagaggggggaGTAGCAATGgagtacaaataaatgtaatacttGATGGAGacaaacaagaaagaaaagatgaTGAAGAGATGCGTGTGGAGGCACAGGGACAATTTTCAGAATTaataacagaaagaaaacaggaaatcaggaaagaTTTAGACCCAACAGTAGAGATAGAGGGTGGAGCAGTGGATGAAGAGGAAGATgctaaagaagaaaaagagaaagaagaagagggcatgattttaaaagaagaaacaggggagaagaaaacaaaagaatttGGAGAGTCTGCATATAGTGGGGAAATGGAAGCCAGTGTGTGGGGTACTGAGGAGAAAGGAGATGAAATAGAAGGGAGACCAGATGAGGTGAGAAAGGTTCTCATAGGCAATAGAGAAATCCATGATACTTTTGGTATTGAAGTAGCTGGAGATAGCGAAAAGGCAGAACTGACGGGACAGGAAGTAGAGTCGAAGGAACCTGAAAGGAACAGTGAGGTAGTGAAATCCACTGAAATACAGTGGGAGAAATTTgatgacagagaaacagaggaaaaaacaacaacaaggcTGGATAACAAAGAGACTGAGGGACTAAATGTTGAAGaagaaaatgatgaaatgaagaaaactaTTGATAACTGGACAGAG CGTCATACACCTTCGCTGGATTTTACTGCCCAAAAGTCCCGAATTGCTCTGAAGAACGCCCACTCTCGCCCACCCAGGAACCCTCGCTCACTACTCAACACCCCATCCCTGCTTCCCACCCCATCAGAACTGCAGCAGCCTGAGAAACTTAACGTAGTTCCAATGGTGGTAAAGCAAGGAGGTCCCGTAATATCAGGATTCAAACTGCCAG GTATGGGTGGGGGATTTCCTGCACTGAAGAGGACACACAGAGGAgtaagggagggagaaggagtcACTGCAGAG TGTGTGTATCCAAAGAACTCACAGGCCCCTGATGCCACCAAGACGCTGAAGAGTGACAGAGAAGAGGTGGTTGGAGGCAAAGTAGTGGGAATGGGAGTTATTGGAGTGAAATTGCCTG gTTTTACGGGAGAGTTTCCTGGACTGAGAAAGACGGAAAGAGGAGCGAAAGTGAGAGAG CAGACACCAGAGAAGAATCCACCCTCTCAaaataacagcacagagagaagtgacaggacaggaacagacAGCATCACAGGTGTTAAACAAATGG GTTTTGGCTCTGGATTTACTTtactgagaaaaacagagaggggagtgaggataagagaaggagaagatacacagcacagtacacag AATTCAGAAGTAGAAGTGAATATACCTGGAGTTGATCATCAGGAAACACTTCCCAAAGCCAAACCCAAATGGACACCACCAGGGAAACCTGG GATTGGAATAGATAACCCTTCAATGATATCAGAACTCAAGAACAAGCTGAGGAAGACAGAATAA
- the si:ch211-136m16.8 gene encoding trichohyalin isoform X2: MDPPPSPLARVRQVFWAVLNYVTAAVQQYLTPEPVTGNGDTLTGQEATVSVTTETQKWTEDDKHERANNEAKKKMREDRKNVADACDSGCEHATTQEQCMISIATETNRKTDQYVVKDIKVRVTENVIERREIVGNEPTTHIEKEAKDSQFTDEREMERYGTISKHVVQTVHMSGPSYFEERGRRGQGNTNEDYYQDKSDGEQKPTRREEKTKDKESGKLFSDGEEQTETNNRDRGREEHRAGLVKTGEMKIIRGAEEENEDLRELMEEVVQIMVEDDEMDIKTKDLRSKEGTKQKMQPKGDGEDRGKEFKLQLVSGAIGVGDENIKTVEIGRQGGVKEAHAIKEKPKEKTEMVTSLTVSGKGELDNKDIGSDRDIMNSGGGKDKERYEEKEGTRKLLIEEQYGAVSGTEEGKKDDVEELASAVESGGTEITHVERGEEKTHACDIKGDKSTGSQKAGQIAKAFNTRGEESGTERERGAENLKVKKTRTEFEGMEREGSQQKTDDDIKNESECKGRKLETNWDEVGTILIEVAETGDEVNKAPVQEERMELTGAPTGGEESEKYESETEIDTGVKTENYVDGWKDVPTKEQKMHKSERGQNGNGAVGRQIEMTNVDGDFKKNELCQTEVAVGNKENEMESIGLRNIETENRELKEIAEECGVVAEEEESKNSMAKGQEEETKTMIEEKQEHERHLIKENKEEPLVGQRDIGHHLDPAVEIEAGAVDEEGDDEGKNDAEEESLIIKEKIEWEHTKEVGKSGYTEEMEANKWGIEEKGEGIPVGRNDKEVRPEPMVPVPVERNDKGVLSEESHSGVERDIFTKETETDTDADEKDVGILSTGEDERITDMGRNENNFRDTIVENKEEQREGEACSEDKDMESVEMRKTETEEKDINKEKDIKDDEGISVEEQRQEGQFSEIMTEGKQRDMGNDFDSTGETETGAVDEEVDDEVGKEGEECMILKEGTGGKNTKEFGESEYSGEIEADVWGTEEKRDEKEVRPEPMVPVPVERNDKGVLSEESHSGVERDIFTKETETDTDADEKDVGILSTGEDERITDMGRNENNLREMIVENKEEEQREGEVCGEDKDMESVEMRKTETEEKDINKEKDIKDDEGISVEEQRQEGQFSEIMTEGKQRDMGNDFDSTGETETGEVDEEVDDEVGKEGEEECMILKEGTGRKNTKEFGESEYSGEIEADVWGTEEKRDEKEVRPEPMVPVPVERNDKGVLSEESHSGVERDIFTKETETDTDADEKDVGILSTGEDERITDMGRNDSNLREMIVENKEEEQREGEVCGEDKDMNSVEEKDIYKSAGEIEREKSVAETGNIETVWQEVEIREEMEDEKDIKAPVEEVCHKGSLEQLVLEEGDELIREEWKEDIQREKRGGSSNGVQINVILDGDKQERKDDEEMRVEAQGQFSELITERKQEIRKDLDPTVEIEGGAVDEEEDAKEEKEKEEEGMILKEETGEKKTKEFGESAYSGEMEASVWGTEEKGDEIEGRPDEVRKVLIGNREIHDTFGIEVAGDSEKAELTGQEVESKEPERNSEVVKSTEIQWEKFDDRETEEKTTTRLDNKETEGLNVEEENDEMKKTIDNWTERHTPSLDFTAQKSRIALKNAHSRPPRNPRSLLNTPSLLPTPSELQQPEKLNVVPMVVKQGGPVISGFKLPGMGGGFPALKRTHRGVREGEGVTAECVYPKNSQAPDATKTLKSDREEVVGGKVVGMGVIGVKLPGFTGEFPGLRKTERGAKVRETPEKNPPSQNNSTERSDRTGTDSITGVKQMGFGSGFTLLRKTERGVRIREGEDTQHSTQNSEVEVNIPGVDHQETLPKAKPKWTPPGKPGIGIDNPSMISELKNKLRKTE, translated from the exons ATGGACCCACCGCCCAGTCCTCTAGCCCGCGTTCGGCAGGTGTTTTGGGCAGTTCtg AACTATGTGACAGCAGCTGTGCAACAATACCTAACACCAGAGCCTGTAACAGGAAATGGTGATACGCTCACGGGACAGGAAGCCACAGTCTCTGTGACCACTGAGACACAGAAATGGACAGAGGATGACAAACATGAAAGAGCAAATAATGAAGCAAAGAAAAAGATGAGAGAAGACAGAAAGAATGTAGCAGATGCTTGTGACAGTGGGTGTGAACATGCAACAACTCAGGAACAGTGCATGATTTCCATTGCCACAGAGACCAACAGGAAAACTGATCAGTATGTAGTTAAGGACATAAAGGTTAGAGTGACAGAGAATGTAATTGAGAGACGAGAAATTGTAGGAAATGAACCAACAACCCATATAGAAAAGGAAGCCAAAGATTCTCAGTTTactgatgagagagagatggaaagataTGGCACTATTTCAAAACATGTTGTGCAGACTGTACATATGTCTGGACCAAGTTATTTtgaagaaagaggaagaaggggGCAGGGAAACACAAATGAGGACTATTATCAGGACAAGAGTGACGGGGAACAAAAGCCAACACGacgagaagaaaaaacaaaggacaAAGAGAGTGGGAAGCTGTTTAGTGATGGAGAGGAGCAGACTGAAACCAACAATagagatagaggaagagaggaacaTCGTGCAGGCCTCGTAAAGACAGGTGAAATGAAGATCATTAGAGGAGCAGAAGAGGAAAATGAAGATCTGAGAGAACTAATGGAAGAAGTCGTGCAAATAATGGTGGAGGATGATGAAATGGACATAAAAACAAAGGATCTAAGAAGCAAGGAAGGAACCAAGCAGAAAATGCAGCCTAAGGGTGATGGTGAGGATAGAGGAAAAGAATTCAAATTGCAACTTGTGAGTGGAGCAATTGGAGTTGGAGATGAGAATATAAAAACTGTGGAGATAGGAAGACAAGGAGGTGTAAAAGAAGCACATGCCATAAAAGAGAAACcaaaggaaaaaactgaaatggtaaCAAGTTTAACTGTCTCTGGAAAAGGAGAATTGGACAACAAAGATATAGGAAGTGACAGAGACATCATGAACTCAGGAGGGggaaaagacaaagaaagatATGAAGAAAAAGAAGGCACACGAAAGTTATTAATTGAAGAACAGTATGGAGCAGTTTCAGGGACAGAGGAAGGAAAGAAGGATGATGTAGAAGAGTTGGCATCAGCCGTGGAGAGTGGTGGAACAGAGATAACACATGTAGAAAGGGGAGAAGagaaaacacatgcatgtgaTATAAAAGGAGATAAGAGCACAGGGTCTCAGAAAGCAGGGCAAATAGCGAAGGCTTTCAATACAAGAGGTGAAGAGTccggcacagagagggaaaggggagcggaaaatttaaaagttaaaaaaacaagaacagagtTTGAAGGGATGGAAAGAGAAGGATCTCAACAGAAAACAGATGATGACATAAAGAATGAATCTGAATGCAAAGGGAGAAAATTGGAAACAAACTGGGATGAAGTGGGAACTATTTTGATTGAGGTGGCAGAAACAGGGGACGAAGTAAACAAAGCACCAGTACAGGAAGAGAGAATGGAACTGACAGGTGCACCTACAGGAGGTGAAGAAAGTGAGAAGTATGAAAGTGAAACAGAAATTGATACAGGAGTAAAGACTGAAAACTATGTAGATGGATGGAAAGATGTACccacaaaagaacagaaaatgcacaaatcAGAAAGAGGACAAAATGGGAATGGTGCAGTGGGGAGACAAATAGAGATGACCAATGTGGATGGagacttcaaaaaaaatgaGCTGTGCCAGACAGAGGTCGCAgtgggaaacaaagaaaatgaaatggaaagcaTCGGACTGAGAAACATAGAGACTGAAAACAGAGAACTCAAGGAAATAGCAGAAGAATGTGGGGTGgttgcagaagaagaagaaagcaaaAATTCAATGGCCAAAGGACAGGAAGAAGAAACCAAAACAATGATAGAAGAAAAGCAAGAGCATGAAAGACATctcattaaagaaaataaagaagaacCATTAGTGGGCCAGAGAGACATAGGACATCATTTAGACCCAGCAGTAGAGATAGAGGCTGGTGCAGTGGATGAAGAGGGAGATGATGAGGGAAAAAATGATGCAGAAGAAGAGAGCCtgattataaaagaaaaaatagaatgGGAGCATACAAAAGAAGTTGGAAAGTCTGGATATACTGAGGAAATGGAAGCCAATAAGTGGGGTATCGAGGAAAAAGGAGAGGGCATACCTGTTGGAAGAAATGACAAAGAAGTGAGACCAGAACCTATGGTGCCAGTACCTGTAGAAAGAAATGACAAAGGTGTGCTGAGTGAAGAATCCCATTCAGGTGTGGAAAGAGACATTTTTACAAAGGAAACTGAGACAGATACTGATGCAGATGAGAAAGACGTAGGGATACTCAGTACAGGTGAAGATGAGAGAATCACAGATATGGGAAGAAATGAGAACAACTTCAGAGATACAATAGTGGAGAACAAAGAAGAACAAAGAGAAGGTGAAGCGTGCAGTGAGGACAAAGACATGGAAAGTGTTGAGATGAGGAAAACTGAGACTGAAGAAAAAgacataaacaaagaaaaagataTAAAAGATGATGAAGGGATAAGTGTGGAGGAACAAAGACAAGAGGGACagttttctgaaataatgacagaagGAAAACAGAGAGACATGGGAAATGATTTTGACTcaacaggagagacagagactggaGCAGTGGATGAAGAGGTAGATGATGAGgtggggaaagagggagaagagtGCATGATTTTAAAAGAAGGAACAGGAGGGAAGAATACAAAAGAATTTGGAGAGTCTGAATATAGTGGGGAAATAGAAGCTGATGTGTGGGGTACTGAGGAGAAAAGAGATGAAAAAGAAGTGAGACCAGAACCTATGGTGCCAGTACCTGTAGAAAGAAATGACAAAGGTGTGCTGAGTGAAGAATCCCATTCAGGTGTGGAAAGAGACATTTTTACAAAGGAAACTGAGACAGATACTGATGCAGATGAGAAAGACGTAGGGATACTCAGTACAGGTGAAGATGAGAGAATCACAGATATGGGAAGAAATGAGAACAACTTAAGAGAAATGATAGTGGAGAACAAAGAAGAAGAGCAAAGAGAAGGTGAAGTATGCGGTGAGGACAAAGACATGGAAAGTGTTGAGATGAGGAAAACTGAGACTGAAGAGAAAgacataaacaaagaaaaagataTAAAAGATGATGAAGGGATAAGTGTGGAGGAACAAAGACAAGAGGGACagttttctgaaataatgacagaagGAAAACAGAGAGACATGGGAAATGATTTTGACTcaacaggagagacagagactggaGAAGTGGATGAAGAGGTAGATGATGAGgtggggaaagagggagaagaagagtgCATGATTTTAAAAGAAGGAACAGGACGGAAGAATACAAAAGAATTTGGAGAGTCTGAATATAGTGGGGAAATAGAAGCTGATGTGTGGGGTACTGAGGAGAAAAGAGATGAAAAAGAAGTGAGACCAGAACCTATGGTGCCAGTACCTGTAGAAAGAAATGACAAAGGTGTGCTGAGTGAAGAATCCCATTCAGGTGTGGAAAGAGACATTTTTACAAAGGAAACTGAGACAGATACTGATGCAGATGAGAAAGACGTAGGGATACTCAGTACAGGTGAAGATGAGAGAATCACAGATATGGGAAGAAATGATAGCAACTTAAGAGAAATGATAGTGGAGAACAAAGAAGAAGAGCAAAGAGAAGGTGAAGTATGCGGTGAGGACAAAGACATGAACAGTGTTGAAGAGAAAGACATATACAAAAGTgcaggagagatagagagggaaaaaTCAGTAGCTGAAACAGGGAATATAGAAACAGTTTGGCAGGAAGTAGAAATTAGAGAAGAAATGGAAGACGAAAAGGACATAAAAGCACCAGTTGAAGAAGTATGTCACAAAGGATCTCTGGAACAACTTGTATTGGAAGAGGGGGATGAACTTATAAGAGAAGAGTGGAAAGAAGACAttcaaagagagaaaagaggggggaGTAGCAATGgagtacaaataaatgtaatacttGATGGAGacaaacaagaaagaaaagatgaTGAAGAGATGCGTGTGGAGGCACAGGGACAATTTTCAGAATTaataacagaaagaaaacaggaaatcaggaaagaTTTAGACCCAACAGTAGAGATAGAGGGTGGAGCAGTGGATGAAGAGGAAGATgctaaagaagaaaaagagaaagaagaagagggcatgattttaaaagaagaaacaggggagaagaaaacaaaagaatttGGAGAGTCTGCATATAGTGGGGAAATGGAAGCCAGTGTGTGGGGTACTGAGGAGAAAGGAGATGAAATAGAAGGGAGACCAGATGAGGTGAGAAAGGTTCTCATAGGCAATAGAGAAATCCATGATACTTTTGGTATTGAAGTAGCTGGAGATAGCGAAAAGGCAGAACTGACGGGACAGGAAGTAGAGTCGAAGGAACCTGAAAGGAACAGTGAGGTAGTGAAATCCACTGAAATACAGTGGGAGAAATTTgatgacagagaaacagaggaaaaaacaacaacaaggcTGGATAACAAAGAGACTGAGGGACTAAATGTTGAAGaagaaaatgatgaaatgaagaaaactaTTGATAACTGGACAGAG CGTCATACACCTTCGCTGGATTTTACTGCCCAAAAGTCCCGAATTGCTCTGAAGAACGCCCACTCTCGCCCACCCAGGAACCCTCGCTCACTACTCAACACCCCATCCCTGCTTCCCACCCCATCAGAACTGCAGCAGCCTGAGAAACTTAACGTAGTTCCAATGGTGGTAAAGCAAGGAGGTCCCGTAATATCAGGATTCAAACTGCCAG GTATGGGTGGGGGATTTCCTGCACTGAAGAGGACACACAGAGGAgtaagggagggagaaggagtcACTGCAGAG TGTGTGTATCCAAAGAACTCACAGGCCCCTGATGCCACCAAGACGCTGAAGAGTGACAGAGAAGAGGTGGTTGGAGGCAAAGTAGTGGGAATGGGAGTTATTGGAGTGAAATTGCCTG gTTTTACGGGAGAGTTTCCTGGACTGAGAAAGACGGAAAGAGGAGCGAAAGTGAGAGAG ACACCAGAGAAGAATCCACCCTCTCAaaataacagcacagagagaagtgacaggacaggaacagacAGCATCACAGGTGTTAAACAAATGG GTTTTGGCTCTGGATTTACTTtactgagaaaaacagagaggggagtgaggataagagaaggagaagatacacagcacagtacacag AATTCAGAAGTAGAAGTGAATATACCTGGAGTTGATCATCAGGAAACACTTCCCAAAGCCAAACCCAAATGGACACCACCAGGGAAACCTGG GATTGGAATAGATAACCCTTCAATGATATCAGAACTCAAGAACAAGCTGAGGAAGACAGAATAA